A genomic region of Vitis vinifera cultivar Pinot Noir 40024 chromosome 7, ASM3070453v1 contains the following coding sequences:
- the LOC100250891 gene encoding protein S-acyltransferase 8, translated as MAKRVYQVWKGSNKFLFGGRLIFGPDAKSLVVTLLLILVPVVLFCTLVASNLLDEIPDGGSAILVVAIVFTIYVLVLLLCTSARDPGIIPRNSHPPEEEFCYESSASAEAGGRQTPSLQFPRTKEVIVNGYPVRVKYCETCMLYRPPRCSHCSICNNCVERFDHHCPWVGQCIGMRNYRYFFLFVSSSTLLCIFVFAMSALHIKFLFDDKGTVWKAMRESPISVVLMAYCFISLWFVGGLTGFHLYLIGTNQTTYENFRYRADNRINAYDLGCLKNFLEVFCTKIKPSRNDFHAYVREEPSRPPPRMVPTLEEEADDSGGDRRAKVEDDLEIGDDLLKISQRRNFEVEEIRSRGSESLPRDSSEAELGLGSDPQQPAGIRSETRHSSWGRRSGNLEISPDILAMNSTVTENRNHNTRKEEHQ; from the exons AAATTTTTATTCGGGGGGAGGCTGATATTTGGACCTGACGCTAAGTCACTTGTTGTGACATTGTTGCTTATCCTTGTTCCTGTTGTTCTCTTTTGTACACTTGTTGCTAGTAACCTCCTCGATGAAATTCCAGATGGGGGATCTGCAATTTTGGTGGTAGCAATTGTCTTCACGATTTAT GTATTGGTGCTTCTTCTTTGTACTTCAGCCCGTGACCCTGGCATTATACCTCGAAATTCTCATCCACCAGAGGAAGAGTTCTGTTATGAATCTTCAGCTTCAGCTGAGGCTGGTGGAAGACAAACACCAAGCCTACAATTCCCTCGTACAAAAGAAGTCATCGTTAATGGTTATCCTGTGAGGGTGAAGTATTGTGAGACATGCATGTTATATCGTCCTCCTCGTTGCTCACATTGCTCCATATGTAATAATTGTGTGGAGCGATTTGATCACCATTGCCCTTGGGTGGGCCAATGCATTGGAATG CGCAACTACCGCTACTTCTTTCTGTTTGTTTCTTCTTCAACTCTTCTCTGCATCTTCGTCTTTGCAATGTCGGCTCTGcacataaaatttctttttgatgATAAAGGAACCGTATGGAAGGCAATGAGGGAATCACCCATTTCAGTCGTGCTCATGGCCTACTGCTTCATTTCTCTGTGGTTTGTTGGGGGTCTCACTGGTTTCCATTTATACCTTATCGGCACAAACCAG ACCACCTATGAGAATTTCCGCTACAGAGCAGACAACAGGATCAACGCCTATGACCTTGGTTGCCtgaaaaattttcttgaagTTTTCTGCACTAAAATCAAGCCTTCAAGGAATGATTTCCATGCATATGTACGAGAAGAGCCATCAAGGCCGCCTCCTCGCATGGTTCCCACtttagaagaagaagcagaCGACTCTGGCGGGGACCGGCGAGCAAAAGTAGAAGATGATCTAGAGATTGGCGATGACCTCCTGAAGATCTCCCAACGCCGCAACTTTGAAGTTGAGGAAATACGCAGCAGAGGCAGTGAAAGCCTGCCCAGAGACTCTTCTGAGGCTGAGCTTGGCTTAGGCTCAGATCCACAACAACCTGCTGGCATTCGATCGGAGACCCGCCACTCAAGTTGGGGCAGACGAAGCGGGAACTTGGAGATCTCCCCAGATATTCTCGCAATGAATTCCACAGTCACTGAGAACAGAAACCACAACACCAGGAAGGAAGAACACCAGTAA